One segment of Panicum virgatum strain AP13 chromosome 3K, P.virgatum_v5, whole genome shotgun sequence DNA contains the following:
- the LOC120699278 gene encoding lysine-specific demethylase JMJ18-like isoform X1 has translation MVSSSASPEEAGPARRREKRRMRGGAAVSLDHCSSRNCEEDFYRPTTTCGKWHPGESQRPEIDDAPIFTPTEEEFKDAIGYISSIRPQAEKYGICRIIPPSSWRPPCPLKEKSFWESMEFNTRVQQVDKLQNREPTKKRAQPRVQRKRKRRKRLRFGMTHRRPNSRADSEDKFGFQSGSDFTLEEFHKYADEFKQEYFGMKGSDEIFLSEIKNHKKIWEPSVEEIEGEYWRIVLGSTGEVEVDYGADLDTATFGSGFAKLSSDANMQDPYSVSCWNLNNLPRLPGSVISFEDEDISGVVVPWLYVGMCFSSFCWHVEDHFLYSLNYMHFGEPKVWYGVPGCEAVELEESMRKNLPKLFEEQPDLLHELVTQLSPSVLKSEGVSVYRAVQKPGEFVLTLPRAYHSGFNSGFNCAEAVNVAPVDWLPHGQCAVELYRGQHRKTSISHDRLLLKTAKAAVKQLWMNLFDWKSGEGKYGWLNTCGKDGVLTSAVKTRVQMEGAAREVNGNLKSKKMDKDYDSTDRECFSCFYDLHLSAVSCQCSPNRFACLNHANILCSCEMDRKVAFFRHSMKELNTLVEALEGDRTAVLLWGQDHLGLVCPSGNVQKSKLDSGRSTEFSGLTIDVNTVSGFGGSQVGCHDLEKPAGFCQESVIQNNCLDLNIEDPPSSSRIKEERDKDRMFINHGLLQDTNSPFRLTSECSSSSSLNCSSSLFSPTRNQTSNSDLAWNTTKKLFGADIENLAEHSDSQASPMVEVSNGSEIAKEPEQSRFSNNSCPDEVTLDRPPKKAKLPEG, from the exons ATGgtttcctcctccgcctcccccgagGAGGCCggccccgcgcggcggcgcgagaaGAGGCGaatgcgcggcggcgcggcggtctcGCTG gaTCACTGCTCATCAAGAAATTGCGAGGAAGACTTTTACAGACCTACAACT ACATGCGGGAAGTGGCATCCAGGTGAATCGCAGAGACCTGAAATTGATGATGCTCCCATTTTCACTCCAACTGAAGAG GAATTTAAGGATGCAATCGGGTACATTTCTAGCATTCGTCCACAAGCAGAAAAATATGGAATTTGTCGTATTATTCCACCATCTTCTTGGAGACCTCCATGTCCTCTGAAGGAGAAGAGTTTCTGGGAATCTATGGAGTTCAATACCCGAGTTCAACAAGTTGACAAACTTCAAAACAGGGAGCCCACAAAAAAACGAGCGCAGCCTCGAGTtcagaggaaaagaaagagaagaaagagacTTAGGTTTGGGATGACACACAGGCGTCCCAATTCTAGGGCCGACTCAGAAGACAAGTTTGGCTTTCAATCTGGTTCTGATTTCACATTAGAGGAGTTTCATAAATATGCTGATGAGTTCAAGCAGGAATATTTTGGAATGAAAGGGAGTGATGAAATTTTTCTTTCTGAAATTAAAAACCACAAAAAAATATGGGAACCATCAGTGGAGGAAATTGAGGGAGAATATTGGCGGATAGTCTTAGGGTCTACTGGTGAAGTTGAG GTGGATTATGGTGCCGATTTGGACACTGCAACGTTTGGTAGTGGGTTTGCTAAATTATCTTCAGATGCAAATATGCAGGATCCATATAGTGTGTCTTGTTGGAACTTGAATAATCTGCCACGGCTGCCTGGCTCTGTTATCTCATTTGAAGATGAGGATATATCTGGTGTTGTAGTTCCATGGCTTTATGTAGGAATGTGCTTCTCTTCATTTTGCTGG CATGTTGAAGACCATTTTCTTTACTCTCTGAATTATATGCATTTTGGTGAGCCAAAAGTTTGGTATGGTGTTCCCGGTTGTGAAGCAGTAGAGCTTGAAGAATCAATGAGAAAGAACTTACCAAAACTGTTTGAAGAACAGCCTGATCTACTTCATGAGCTG GTTACACAGTTATCTCCATCTGTTCTAAAATCAGAAGGAGTTTCTGTTTACCGTGCTGTTCAGAAGCCAGGTGAATTCGTTCTGACACTACCACGAGCATACCATTCTGGATTCAACTCCGGTTTCAACTGTGCAGAGGCAGTAAATGTTGCTCCTGTGGATTGGCTGCCTCATGGACAGTGTGCTGTTGAGCTCTATAGAGGCCAGCACCGCAAGACATCAATATCACACGACAGGTTACTACTGAAGACTGCAAAAGCAGCTGTGAAACAACTTTGGATGAACCTTTTCGATTGGAAGAGTGGTGAGGGGAAATACGGATGGCTGAACACGTGTGGGAAAGATGGAGTCCTGACAAGTGCAGTGAAG ACAAGAGTTCAAATGGAGGGTGCAGCAAGGGAGGTGAATGGTAATCTGAAAAGTAAGAAGATGGACAAGGATTATGATTCCACAGACCGGGAGTGCTTTTCATGCTTCTATGATCTCCATTTGTCTGCTGTCAGTTGCCAGTGCTCACCAAACCGCTTTGCTTGCTTAAACCATGCAAACATTCTTTGTTCATGTGAAATGGACAGGAAGGTTGCATTCTTTCGACATAGCATGAAGGAGCTTAATACtcttgtagaagctttggaggGTGACCGAACTGCGGTCTTGCTTTGGGGACAGGACCACCTAGGCTTAGTTTGCCCATCTGGTAATGTGCAGAAGAGTAAGCTGGACTCAGGTAGAAGCACAGAATTTTCTGGTTTAACGATTGATGTCAATACTGTTTCTGGGTTTGGTGGCAGTCAAGTTGGCTGTCATGACCTTGAAAAGCCTGCTGGATTCTGCCAAGAGAGTGTAATCCAGAATAATTGTCTTGATCTCAACATAGAAGATCCACCAAGCAGTTCGAGAATAAAAGAAGAACGTGACAAGGACAGGATGTTTATCAATCATGGGCTTCTACAGGATACCAATAGTCCATTTAGATTGACCTCAGAGTGCagttcatcatcatctttgAATTGTTCATCCAgtttattctctcctacaagaAATCAAACCAGCAATTCTGACCTAGCTTGGAACACTACTAAGAAACTATTTGGTGCTGACATTGAAAATTTGGCCGAGCATTCTGATAGTCAGGCTAGTCCAATGGTAGAAGTTTCAAACGGATCTGAGATTGCAAAGGAGCCTGAACAATCAAGGTTCTCCAATAATTCCTGTCCTGATGAGGTCACACTCGACAGGCCGCCAAAGAAGGCTAAACTGCCAGAAGGATAG
- the LOC120699278 gene encoding lysine-specific demethylase JMJ18-like isoform X2, with translation MEFNTRVQQVDKLQNREPTKKRAQPRVQRKRKRRKRLRFGMTHRRPNSRADSEDKFGFQSGSDFTLEEFHKYADEFKQEYFGMKGSDEIFLSEIKNHKKIWEPSVEEIEGEYWRIVLGSTGEVEVDYGADLDTATFGSGFAKLSSDANMQDPYSVSCWNLNNLPRLPGSVISFEDEDISGVVVPWLYVGMCFSSFCWHVEDHFLYSLNYMHFGEPKVWYGVPGCEAVELEESMRKNLPKLFEEQPDLLHELVTQLSPSVLKSEGVSVYRAVQKPGEFVLTLPRAYHSGFNSGFNCAEAVNVAPVDWLPHGQCAVELYRGQHRKTSISHDRLLLKTAKAAVKQLWMNLFDWKSGEGKYGWLNTCGKDGVLTSAVKTRVQMEGAAREVNGNLKSKKMDKDYDSTDRECFSCFYDLHLSAVSCQCSPNRFACLNHANILCSCEMDRKVAFFRHSMKELNTLVEALEGDRTAVLLWGQDHLGLVCPSGNVQKSKLDSGRSTEFSGLTIDVNTVSGFGGSQVGCHDLEKPAGFCQESVIQNNCLDLNIEDPPSSSRIKEERDKDRMFINHGLLQDTNSPFRLTSECSSSSSLNCSSSLFSPTRNQTSNSDLAWNTTKKLFGADIENLAEHSDSQASPMVEVSNGSEIAKEPEQSRFSNNSCPDEVTLDRPPKKAKLPEG, from the exons ATGGAGTTCAATACCCGAGTTCAACAAGTTGACAAACTTCAAAACAGGGAGCCCACAAAAAAACGAGCGCAGCCTCGAGTtcagaggaaaagaaagagaagaaagagacTTAGGTTTGGGATGACACACAGGCGTCCCAATTCTAGGGCCGACTCAGAAGACAAGTTTGGCTTTCAATCTGGTTCTGATTTCACATTAGAGGAGTTTCATAAATATGCTGATGAGTTCAAGCAGGAATATTTTGGAATGAAAGGGAGTGATGAAATTTTTCTTTCTGAAATTAAAAACCACAAAAAAATATGGGAACCATCAGTGGAGGAAATTGAGGGAGAATATTGGCGGATAGTCTTAGGGTCTACTGGTGAAGTTGAG GTGGATTATGGTGCCGATTTGGACACTGCAACGTTTGGTAGTGGGTTTGCTAAATTATCTTCAGATGCAAATATGCAGGATCCATATAGTGTGTCTTGTTGGAACTTGAATAATCTGCCACGGCTGCCTGGCTCTGTTATCTCATTTGAAGATGAGGATATATCTGGTGTTGTAGTTCCATGGCTTTATGTAGGAATGTGCTTCTCTTCATTTTGCTGG CATGTTGAAGACCATTTTCTTTACTCTCTGAATTATATGCATTTTGGTGAGCCAAAAGTTTGGTATGGTGTTCCCGGTTGTGAAGCAGTAGAGCTTGAAGAATCAATGAGAAAGAACTTACCAAAACTGTTTGAAGAACAGCCTGATCTACTTCATGAGCTG GTTACACAGTTATCTCCATCTGTTCTAAAATCAGAAGGAGTTTCTGTTTACCGTGCTGTTCAGAAGCCAGGTGAATTCGTTCTGACACTACCACGAGCATACCATTCTGGATTCAACTCCGGTTTCAACTGTGCAGAGGCAGTAAATGTTGCTCCTGTGGATTGGCTGCCTCATGGACAGTGTGCTGTTGAGCTCTATAGAGGCCAGCACCGCAAGACATCAATATCACACGACAGGTTACTACTGAAGACTGCAAAAGCAGCTGTGAAACAACTTTGGATGAACCTTTTCGATTGGAAGAGTGGTGAGGGGAAATACGGATGGCTGAACACGTGTGGGAAAGATGGAGTCCTGACAAGTGCAGTGAAG ACAAGAGTTCAAATGGAGGGTGCAGCAAGGGAGGTGAATGGTAATCTGAAAAGTAAGAAGATGGACAAGGATTATGATTCCACAGACCGGGAGTGCTTTTCATGCTTCTATGATCTCCATTTGTCTGCTGTCAGTTGCCAGTGCTCACCAAACCGCTTTGCTTGCTTAAACCATGCAAACATTCTTTGTTCATGTGAAATGGACAGGAAGGTTGCATTCTTTCGACATAGCATGAAGGAGCTTAATACtcttgtagaagctttggaggGTGACCGAACTGCGGTCTTGCTTTGGGGACAGGACCACCTAGGCTTAGTTTGCCCATCTGGTAATGTGCAGAAGAGTAAGCTGGACTCAGGTAGAAGCACAGAATTTTCTGGTTTAACGATTGATGTCAATACTGTTTCTGGGTTTGGTGGCAGTCAAGTTGGCTGTCATGACCTTGAAAAGCCTGCTGGATTCTGCCAAGAGAGTGTAATCCAGAATAATTGTCTTGATCTCAACATAGAAGATCCACCAAGCAGTTCGAGAATAAAAGAAGAACGTGACAAGGACAGGATGTTTATCAATCATGGGCTTCTACAGGATACCAATAGTCCATTTAGATTGACCTCAGAGTGCagttcatcatcatctttgAATTGTTCATCCAgtttattctctcctacaagaAATCAAACCAGCAATTCTGACCTAGCTTGGAACACTACTAAGAAACTATTTGGTGCTGACATTGAAAATTTGGCCGAGCATTCTGATAGTCAGGCTAGTCCAATGGTAGAAGTTTCAAACGGATCTGAGATTGCAAAGGAGCCTGAACAATCAAGGTTCTCCAATAATTCCTGTCCTGATGAGGTCACACTCGACAGGCCGCCAAAGAAGGCTAAACTGCCAGAAGGATAG
- the LOC120699279 gene encoding quinolinate synthase, chloroplastic-like, with protein MDTAAASLFAPAAAAKPRSVLRPLHVPRGIITPRGPLAVRCAHFRAPPPPPPPPLPRTDGSEAASGAHPRLLLHRLAEEFVALPSDADRARRLLSLASALPRLPEPDRAPGNRVMGCVARVWLAARCDGGGRMRFAADSDSELSRGYCAFLVAALDGATPEEVLAVDPADPGLAPLGAGMAVARSRASTWHNVLVAMQKRARAAIAAREGRHPGEPFPSLVIARDGAVRAHGSYAEAQAMFLSPDESKVSELVNILMEKKIGVVAHFYMDPEVQGILTAAKKQWPHIHISDSLVMADSAVKMAEAGCDYITVLGVDFMSENVRAILDQAGFDKVGVYRMSSEQIGCSLADAASSSEYTHFLREASGSFPSLHVIYINTSLETKARAHEVVPTITCTSSNVVPTILQAFAQIPDLNVWYGPDSYMGANIADLFQRMATMSDEEIAKIHPDHNRKSISSLLPRLHYYQDGNCMVHDMFGHEVVEKIKEQYSDAFLTAHFEVPGEMFSLAMEAKPRGMGVVGSTQNILDFIKDHLKGALDRNVDEHLQFVLGTESGMITSIVAAVQELLDMYNSSQERSNIEVEIVFPVSADAVSKTPINGSHPVGSSIAGLDNLTVVPGVSSGEGCSINGGCASCPYMKMNTLGSLLKICRQLPDKDNKLSLYQASRFNVKTPLGKSVAEVGCEPILHMRHFQATKRLPDKLVHQVVHGNGEEPS; from the exons AtggacaccgccgccgcctccctcttcgcccccgccgcagccgccaaGCCACGCAGCGTGCTCCGTCCCCTCCATGTTCCCCGCGGCATCATCACTCCCCGCGGCCCCCTCGCCGTCCGCTGCGCCCacttccgagcccctcccccgcccccgcccccgcccctcccGCGCACCGACGGCTCCGAGGCCGCCTCCGGCGCGCACCCGCGGCTCCTCCTGCACCGGCTCGCCGAGGAGTTCGTCGCGCTCCCGTCCGACGCGGACCGCGCGCGCCGGCTCCTCTCCCTCGCGTCCGCGCTCCCGCGGCTCCCGGAGCCCGACCGCGCCCCGGGCAACCGCGTCATGGGCTGCGTCGCGCGGGTGTGGCTCGCCGCccgctgcgacggcggcggccggatgcGGTTCGCGGCCGACTCTGACTCGGAGCTCTCGCGCGGGTACTGCGCCTTCCTCGTCGCCGCGCTCGACGGGGCCACGCCTGAGGAggtgctcgccgtcgaccccgcTGATCCCGGCCTCGCGCCGCTCGGGGCTGGAATGGCGGTGGCGCGGTCGCGGGCCAGCACCTGGCACAACGTGCTCGTCGCCATGCAGAAGCGGGCGCGGGCGGCCATCGCTGCGCGCGAGGGCAGGCACCCCGGTGAGCCGTTCCCGTCGCTCGTCATCGCGCGCGACGgcgccgtgcgcgcgcacgGGAGCTACGCCGAGGCCCAG gCAATGTTTTTATCTCCTGATGAATCCAAGGTTTCAGAACTTGTGAATATCCTTATGGAGAAAAAAATTGGTGTTGTTGCACACTTTTATATGGATCCTGAGGTGCAAGGCATACTCACTGCTGCAAAGAAACAGTGGCCCCACATCCATATATCAGATTCCTTGGTAATGGCAGATAGCGCTGTTAAAATGGCTGAAGCAGGATGCGACTATATTACAGTGCTAGGTGTTGACTTCATGTCAGAAAATGTTCGGGCAATACTTGATCAAGCAGGATTTGATAAG GTTGGCGTTTATAGAATGTCCAGTGAACAGATTGGCTGTTCGTTAGCTGATGCTGCTTCAAGTTCTGAGTATACTCATTTTTTGAGGGAAGCGTCAGGGTCTTTTCCTTCTTTGCATGTTATTTACATCAATACTTCTCTAGAAACAAAAGCTCGTGCTCATGAAGTTGTTCCTACAATTACCTGTACCTCTTCTAATGTTGTTCCAACTATACTACAG GCATTTGCCCAAATACCAGATCTTAATGTCTGGTATGGTCCTGATTCATATATGGGTGCGAACATAGCAGATCTATTTCAGAGAATGGCTACTATGTCAGATGAAGAAATCGCAAAAATACATCCAGATCACAACAGGAAATCTATAAGTTCATTATTGCCACGTCTGCACTACTACCAG GATGGTAACTGTATGGTTCATGACATGTTTGGCCATGAGGTTGTGGAGAAAATAAAGGAACAATATTCTGATGCATTTCTGACAGCACACTTTGAGGTCCCTGGAGAAATGTTCTCTTTGGCAATGGAAGCAAAACCGAGGGGAATGGGAGTTGTTGGATCCACTCAGAACATATTAGATTTCATCAAGGATCATCTGAAGGGGGCTCTGGACAGAAATGTAGATGAACATCTTCAATTTGTCTTAGGAACAGAATCAGGGATGATCACTTCAATTGTTGCTGCTGTCCAGGAATTACTTGATATGTATAATTCTTCTCAGGAGAGATCAAATATTGAAGTAGAAATTGTGTTCCCTGTTTCAGCAGATGCTGTTTCTAAGACACCTATCAATGGTTCACATCCTGTTGGTTCTTCAATAGCTGGTTTAGACAATCTTACTGTTGTTCCTGGTGTGAGTTCTGGTGAAGGTTGCTCCATTAATGGAGGCTGTGCCTCATGCCCCTACATGAAG ATGAATACCTTGGGGTCGCTACTCAAGATATGCCGTCAGCTTCCTGATAAAGATAACAAATTATCTCTATATCAAGCAAGCAGATTTAATGTTAAGACTCCTCTTGGAAAATCGGTTGCAGAGGTTGGGTGTGAGCCTATTTTGCATATGAGACATTTCCAG GCAACAAAGAGGTTACCCGACAAGCTTGTTCACCAGGTTGTCCATGGTAATGGAGAGGAACCTTCATGA